ctggtttccgcctctggggatattacttagttatgtcatgatctacttattcccaaattttggtgcacgatctcaatcacgaacgtctgGTCATGATcgcgatcatgagcgtcacaaaaaaaaatattaaaaaacgggactttgaccccttatatctaccttacccactctggtttccggctctggggattttacttatttatgtcatggtctacttgtacccaaattttggtgcactatctcaatcacgaacgtcgcaaaaaaccccttacatttttttatattcacccctgccccacccctttgtcgccGAGCAGCGTTCCACTCcgggagattttacttagttacgtcatgacctacttattcccaaattttggtgcactatctcgatcatgagcgtcacaaaaaaaaaataataaaaaccgcgacttttactccttataactacccttgtttgtccgccactctggtttccgcctctggggatattacttagttacgtcatgacctacttattcccaaattttggtgcactatcccgatcatgagcgtcacaaaaaaaaataattaaaaccgcgacttttactccttataactaccctcgtccgccacgcTGGTTACCGCCTCTGGgaatattacttagttatgtcatggtcaacatagtcccaaattttggtgcactatctcaatcacgaacgtcgcaaaaaaccccttatatattttatatttacccctaccccacctctttgtcggccacgcagcgttccactcctggagactttacttagttacgtcatgacctacttattcccaaattttggtgcactatctcgatcatgagcgtcacaaaaaaaataataaaaaccgcgacttttactccttataactacccttgtccgccactctggtttccgcctttggggatattacttagttatgtcatggtctacttattcccaaattttggtgcactatctcaatcactaacgtcgcaaaaaaccgcttacatttttttatattcacccctgacacccctttgtcggccacgcagcgttccactcctggagattttacttagttacgtcatgacctacttattcccaaattttggtgcactatcccgatcatgagcgtcacaaaaaaaaaataattaaaaccgcgacttttactccttataactaccctcgtccgccacgcTGGTTACCGCCTCTGGgaatattacttagttatgtcatggtcaacatattcccaaattttggtgcactatctcaatcacgaacgtcgcaaaaaccccttatattttttatattcaccccacccccacccctttgtcggccacgcagcgttgcgcccctagatattttacttaggtacgtcatgacctatttattcccaaattttgatgcactatctcgatcatgagcgtcgtaaaaaaataataataaaaaccgcgactttgaccccttataactaccctcgaccccccactctggtttctggccgttggtgaaagtcatgtacacaactaattcaacatatccccgtatagtttttccatattacttatcacgcacaaaatccgctcccagctcttagactattataccAGTTACAACAAAAGCTTTTTACTTCaatgttaaaagttttttaaataatgtttcgATTTCAAAAAGGAACTCATAATATTAATGTACTCTTTGTTTTAGGCCTGACGATTACTTTGCTGAAATGGCGAAAACGGATGCCCATATGCAGAAGATTAGGGAACATCTTATGAAGAAACAGGAGCAACAGAAGAGAAGCGAACGAGTCAAACAACTTAGACAGCAACGAAAAGAAGGTAAAATGTTACAAGTTCAGACAAAACTTCAAAGACAACAAGAAAAGAAAGATATGCTTGCTCAGGTTAAAAAAGTAAGAAAGGGAATGTCCAAAGATCTTGACTTCCTTGACGGAAAAAATAAATCTGCTGCCAAAAAAATGGcagaaaaacggaaaatgaaagacaaaaagtTCGGTTTCGGTGGCAAGAAAAAGGGAATGAAAAGAAACACAAGAGATAGTGCTGCAGATATAAGTGAATTTAAAAATCCGGGTAAACCtggaaaaaaatttaacaatagtGGAAAAGGGGTAAAAGGTGGTAAAATGGGCCAAGGGGCGAAACAAAGAATGGGTAAAAGTAAAAGGATTAAAATGAGATCTAAAGGAAGGAAGTGATTAtcaatattaatttttaaataaataattattaaataaataaatgtttatatttaatatttttttattttaagaacaaTTTTCTATACTTATTTAACTTTATGCGCCCGTTTTCTTGAGTATAATACAAGAATAGGATTTACACTATATAAAGTCGCTAGATTTACTAAACTTCTTTGAAGCAATAGCACTGCGCTGCCGTACTCTAATGAGAAGCAATCAGAAAAGGCAGGTATGAGGACACAATAGAACCTATAGGCCTCAGTGTGACTTCTTCCTTAAAAGTACTAATTTACCAACTAACTTAATGACTTCTCCTTATATCCTTTGAATCTTCCTTATAGGAGTGACTTCAGTGAATCAAATagcttattaaataaatttttagtatCCTGTGTTAGGTCCTAGCTAATTCCTGAAATGTTGAGTGTACTGGTGATCCCAGTAGATCAATTTTTTATAAGGTCTTAGGGATTTTTCCGATCTGTTGAGTTTTACTTAAATAGTAggaaaatattttcttattatagTAGCAAAAAGTAATGTAACAATAACAGACAAGTAACTTAAGTTTTCTAGGCGAGACATTTGGCTCaattttcgttgaaaaaaatTATAGCCCTACGATGTTGAGTTTATTAGCAGTATACATTTTcgggagtattaataaatggtgaatggttgaataacattagatatgcagatgacaccatagtttttgccgataatctgaatgatttacataTATTAACAAATcatataacagaagtcagcaacagatatggactagctcttaacataaagaagaccaaatttatgacaattagtaaaaaaccaatattaaacgctcaacttacagccaaccaacagaatatcgaaagagttgagcaatatacatatctgtatacgaatttaaatagccaatgggaccactcgacagaaattaaacagcgaataataaaagcgaaagcagcatacgttagaatgacacccattttcaacagtcgagacatatcattaaaaacaaaataccgtctgttgaaaagctacatattcacagttctgctctagggaatggaagcgtggacactaactgttgcatctatgaatcggctcgaagctttcgaaatgtggtgttatggttcttttcatgagcatttttcagtgcgtcacaaatgatagaaaaaaaggttagtccgtgataaatacacatttatgacatttattctaacatgacattttagttaaatctgacagttgtcacattttattggcaatttggtataaaaacaaatcaattttgtttattgcatttataaaatggtattttctttgatttgtatagtcttataaattgtacagattaatttttttttatatagaataatataatatttaatattctattattagcgccatctattgacaactagattaaatgttataaatgtcaccgacgaaatgtaatcagagacgtgcgtttttttctgtcacatacaatttaatgcgttggagagaaatcgaaaaactgtgacgcactgaaaaatgctcatgaaaagaaccatataggcgcatcttacgtttatcctgggttgaccgaattactaatgtggatgtcctgcgtagaatggggaaagagtgtgaaattctcataaccatcaaaacaaataaattagaatatctaggacatgtaatgagaaatcaagaacgttacgaccttctccaactgattctccaagggaaggtaaatggtaaaagcggaccgggaagaagacgcatttcctggcttcaaaatttacgaaagtggtataacaccactaccactgaactgttccgcgctgcggtaaacaaagtcaagatagccatgatgatcgccaacatccggaacggataggcactttaagaagaagaagatacattttCGCCAGCATAATATTCTCCGTACTAAAGCCTGAagttgtttattattattttatacataaataatatgtctggactaaaaaaatgaatatagGGATGTGACATAATATGGTAAGTGAGTAACTTTGAATCATATCAGCTATACACAGATCTAGATGTGAAATTTCTTACGGTGCAGAGACTAAGATATTGGACATATTGCCACAAATGAGTACACGAATAGACTGACATTCTCAAATCCGGAGGGTAGAAGAATTAGATAcccaggacgagatggttggatgacgtggaaggcgacctgaaaactatgaatataagacaatggaggagaagggcccaagagagatctgaatggaaggacatagccagacaggcaaagaccatccagggttatgatgccaaaagaagaagaagaattagagGACGACCGCGTAGAAGATGGATTGCTAATGTGAAAGAAGGCCTTACGATTCTAAGGGTTAAAACATGGAGGGAAATTGCTAGAAATCTACGTAAGTGGCAACTTCTCTGCGAGCAGGCTAAGATCCACAGATAATTTTCGAGCCAATTATGATGATGAGGGCGACTGGGTAAACAAAAGCGATGAAATGTAACAGCAATTGAAACAACAAATGTAAATAACAAAATTtcgaaatcagtaaaaaaattaTAGGTGTATAAGAGGCAGCCTAAATATACACGGGCAGTCTAAATATAGTAGTGTCACATATAAAAGACGAAAACTGTCCTCAATCGTCTCATAAAGATCTTACGTGATATGCACCTGACCATTGATAAAAGAACACGA
The window above is part of the Diabrotica virgifera virgifera chromosome 2, PGI_DIABVI_V3a genome. Proteins encoded here:
- the LOC114332100 gene encoding probable rRNA-processing protein EBP2 homolog, with product MSSDSELSDSDIELQQAFADGKLQPGLNTVEEGPKQFTNNVSGLKQKLEEIKLKLPWIERLDCVNAQAPLAPELAAQMLTHEEKRSNELKNNKKLTQFTPSEDPVLNDFKREMMFHRQAQAAILDSIPKLKDMGILTKRPDDYFAEMAKTDAHMQKIREHLMKKQEQQKRSERVKQLRQQRKEGKMLQVQTKLQRQQEKKDMLAQVKKVRKGMSKDLDFLDGKNKSAAKKMAEKRKMKDKKFGFGGKKKGMKRNTRDSAADISEFKNPGKPGKKFNNSGKGVKGGKMGQGAKQRMGKSKRIKMRSKGRK